In the genome of Curtobacterium sp. MCLR17_036, the window GGACAGCGGCGTGACGACGTTGCCCTTCGACTTCGACATCTTCTTGCGGTCGGGATCGACGATGAAGCCGGAGATGCTCGCGTGCTTCCACGGCACGACGTCCGCCTCCAGCTGGCTGCGGAGCACGGTGGTGAACAGCCAGGTGCGGATGATGTCCTGCGCCTGCGGGCGGACGTCGTACGGGTACACCAGGTCGTACAGGGCCGGGTCGGTCTCCCACTTGCCGGCGAGCTGCGGGGTGAGCGACGACGTCGCCCAGGTGTCCATCACGTCGAGCTCGCCCTGGAACCCGCCGGCGACGCCGCGCTGGTCCTCGGAGTAGCCGGGCGCCGGCTCGGAGGCCGGGTCGACGGGCAGCTGCGCCTCGGTCGGCACGATCGGCTGGTCGAAGACGGGGTTGCCGTCGGCGTCGAGCGGGTACCAGACGGGCAGCGGCACGCCGAAGAAGCGCTGGCGCGAGATGAGCCAGTCGCCGGACAGGCCGCCGACCCAGTTGTCGTAGCGGACGCGCATGAAGTCCGGGTGGAACGCGATCTCCTCGCCGCGCTGGCGGAGCGTGCTCTTCAGCTGCTCGTCGCGGGCACCGTTGACGATGTACCACTGGCGGGTGGAGACGATCTCGAGCGGCTTGTCGCCCTTCTCGAAGAACTTCACCGGGTGCTGGATCGTCTTGACGTCGCCGATCAGCTCGCCGGACTCGGTCAGGGCGTCGACGACGACCTTCTTCGCCGAGAACACGGTCTTGCCGGCCATCTCGGCGTAGAGCGCCTTGCCGCGCTCCGACTCGATCCACGTCGGCTCGTCCGAGCGCACCCGGCCGTCGAAGCCGATGATGGCGCGGTTCGGCAGCTGGAGCTCGCGCCACCACACCACGTCGGTGGTGTCACCGAAGGTGCAGACCATCGCGATGCCGGCGCCCTTGTCCTGCTGCGCCAGGTGGTGCGCGAGCACCGGGACCTCGACGTCGAACAGGGGGGAGCGGACGGTGGTGCCGAACAGGTCCTGGAACCGCTCGTCGTCCGGGTGTGCGACGAGGGCGACGCAGGCGGCCAGCAGCTCGGGGCGGGTGGTCTGGATGACGACGTCGTCGCCGCCGTCGGTGCGGTGGAAGGCGATGCCGTGGTACGCGCCGGGCATCTCCTTGTCCTCGAGTTCGGCCTGCGCGACCGCGGTGCGGAACGTGACGTCCCACAGGGTCGGGGCGTCGGCCTGGTAGGCCTCGCCGCGCTCGAGGTTGCGCAGGAACGCGCGCTGGGCGCTCGCCCGCGAGGTGTCGTCGATCGTGCGGTAGGACTGCGTCCAGTCGACGGACAGGCCGAGCGTGCGGAACAGGTCCTCGAACTGCTGCTCGTCCTGCACGGTCAGGCGCTCGCACAGCTCGATGAAGTTGCGGCGCGAGATCGGCACCTGGTCGGCGGCCTTGGCGGACTTGCCCTCGCCGCCCTCGAACGGCGGCACGAAGGCGGCGTCGTACGGCAGCTGCGGGTCGCAGCGGACGCCGTAGTAGTTCTGCACGCGGCGCTCGGTCGGCAGACCGTTGTCGTCCCAGCCCATCGGGTAGAAGACGTGCTTGCCGCGCATGCGCTCGAACCGCGCCTTGAGGTCGGTGTGCGTGTACGAGAACACGTGCCCGATGTGCAGCGAACCGGAGGCGGTCGGCGGGGGCGTGTCGATCGACCAGACGTTGCTGCGGTCGCCGGCGGCGGAACGGTCGAAGCGGTAGGTGCCGTCCTGCTCCCAGGTCGGTCCCCAGGCCTGCTCCAGTCCGTCGACGCTCGGCTTCTCGGGCATGGGCTTGGTCATGGCTGCGCCTTCCGTTCGTGTGTGCGGCACCGAGTCCGTGATGAGGTGCCTGAGTGTCCGCGCGCGGTGCGCGGTGTCCCCAGGCTACCCGGTGCTGCGGGACCGGAAGCGGCACCCCGGATGCAGCACGGGGAATTCCCCCGGGGAGAATACGCAAATGCCGCACGAATGCAATTGTTTGCATTCTTTCGGAATGCCCTTATGGTGCATTCCGTGAATGCATCCGGAAGATCCTCGACCGTCCTCGGCGCCGCGGCGATCCTCGTCGCGGGCGCGCTCCTCGCAGGCGTGGCCGGACCCGCACAGGCCGCGACGGCCGTGCCCGGCTCGACCCGGTTCGGCATCGGCTCCGGCATCGACACGACGGCGGACGGCGCGCAGGTGCGCCTCGCAGCCGGCCTCGGCGTCGGGACCGCGCGGATCGACCTCTGGTGGACCGGGATCGAGAAGACCCCGGGCGACCTCGTGATGCCCGCTTCGTACCGGACGGCCGTGGACCGGCTCCGGTCGGCGGGGATCCGGCCGCTCATCGTCCTCGACTACGGCAACCCCCACCACGACGGCGGCGGCGGCCCGACCTCGGCCGACGGCATCGCCGCGTTCGCCCGGTACGCGGGCTTCGTCGCCGCGACGTTCGGCCCCGACGTCGCCGGGTACGAGGTCTGGAACGAGTGGCCGAACACCGTCGCGCCGGGACTCCGCAGCGCGTCCCGCTACGTCGCACTGACCAAGGCGGCGTCGGCGGCCGTCCACGCCGCGGCGCCGGGGGCCGTGGTGGCGGGACCCGCCATGAGCCTGCTCGGGGCCGACGGTCTGCACCCGTGGCTCCGGCAGTGGCTCGCCGCCGGTGGCCCGGCGACGGTGGACGCGGTCTCGGTCCACGCGTACAGCGGGACGCGACCGCCCGAGACGGCCCTCGGGCCGGCGATGCGGGAGCTCCGGGCGGCCCTCGCGGCGCAGCACCGCTCCGTCCCGGTGTGGTGGACCGAGGGCGGCTGGCAGGCCGGTCCGCCGGGGCAGGCGGGCACCGTCTCGACCGCCGTGCAGTCCGCCTGGCTGGTGCGCTGGGGCGCGCTCGCCGCGCACCTCGGTGCCGTGCTCGTCGTGCCGTTCACCCTGAACGACGCCGTCTCGACCCCGACCGGGTACGGCCTGTACGGCTCGGCGGGCGGCGGCTGGACGGCCCGGCGCGCGGCCACCGCCTACGCGGTCCTCGTGCGCACCGTCGGCGACCGTCGGTTCGCGGCTGTCGAGCGATCCGGGGCCGGCGGTGTCTGGATCGTCCGCTACGGCTCCGGCCGCGACGTCGTCCGCGTCGCCTGGTCGACGTCGGGTGTCCGGACGGCGAGGGTCCGGGTGCCGAGCGGGACCTCGCTGGTCTCCGCGACCGGGGTGACGAGTCGCACGGTGGTGGTACGTGGTGAGACGGCCGTGCGGGTCCGGGCGGCGCCGGTGTTCCTGCGGTCCCGCCGGTGAGGCGTCGGCGCTGCCGTCCGGTCGGCTACCACACCGACCTGACGGACACGCCGAGAGCCTGGTAGTCTGTCGGAGTTTGTCCGGTGGGCGCGGGTCCGCAGGTACTGCACCGTCGCCGTCCCACCGGACGCCCGAAGGACGCACCACACACCGGAGGAACCACTTGGCACCGAACGACGCACCCCACGCGCACGGCGATCGACCGCTGCGGACGAAGGGCGCTGCGAAGCGCGCTCGGCGCAAGCTGACCACGGACGACGTCACCGTCGTCGAGGAGTCCCTGCTCAAGCGTGCCGTGGCGGCAGCCGCCCTCGGCAACGCGATGGAGTGGTTCGACTTCGGCATCTTCGCCTACCTGACCGTCACCATCTCGCAGGTCTTCCTGCCGCAGGGCGACCCGGCGGCGAACATCGTCGCGACGTTCGGCTTCTTCGCCGCCGCGTTCATCGTCCGTCCGATCGGCGGTGCCGTGTTCGGCCCGATCGGCGACAAGATCGGCCGGCAGAAGGTCCTCGCGCTGACGATGATCCTGATGGCCGCCGGCACGCTCATGATCGGCCTCATCCCGTCGTACGACACGATCGGCTTCTGGGCCCCGGTCCTGCTGCTCGTCGCCCGCTTCGTGCAGGGCTTCTCGACCGGTGGTGAGTACGGCGGCGCCGCGACGTTCATCGCCGAGTACTCGCCGGACAAGCGCCGTGGCTTCATGGGCTCGTGGCTCGAGTTCGGCACCCTCGCCGGCTACGTGCTCGGTGCCTCGATCGTCACCGGCCTGCAGTTCGGCCTGTCCGAGGACGCCCTGCTCAGCTGGGGGTGGCGCATCCCGTTCATCATCGCCGGGCCGCTCGGCCTCATCGGGCTCTACCTGCGCCTCAAGCTCGAGGAGACCCCGGCCTTCCAGAAGCAGCAGGAGCAGGCCGCCGAGCGCGAGGGCCAGAAGACCCCGTTCCTCAAGCTGTTCGCCGAGAACTGGCGCTCGCTCCTCATCTGCATCGGGCTGGTCCTGGTCTTCAACGTGACCGACTACATGCTCCTGTCGTACATGCCGACCTACCTCGAGCAGAATCTCGGCCAGAACGCGACGTTCGGCCTCATCCTCATCGTCGTCGTGATGCTGCTCATGATGGTCGTCATCACCTTCGGCGGGCGGCTGTCCGACCGGTTCGGCCGCCGCCCGGTGCTCGCCGCCGGCTGCATCGGCTTCATCCTGCTGTCCTGGCCGGCGCTCAAGCTCGTCCAGACCGGCACGGGTGTCGGGGTCTTCTCCGGCCTGCTCATCCTCGGTGTAGTGCTCGTGACGTTCACCTCGACGATGCCCTCGACGCTGCCCGCGCTGTTCCCGACGATCATCCGCTACGGCGCACTCGCCATAGCGTTCAACGTCTCGGTGTCGCTCTTCGGTGGCACGACCCCGCTCGCCACCGCCGCGCTCATCAACGGTGCGAAGGACGCCGGCTTCGGCTGGGCCGAGGACATCCCGGCCTTCTACCTCATGCTCGCCGCGGTGATCGGCCTGGTGGCGGTGTACTTCACCAAGGAGACCGCGGCCACGCCGCTCATGGGCTCCGGGCCGACGGTCGGTTCCGAGGACGAGGTCGCCGGTGTGATCGAGGACTACAACGACCCGACTTCGGAGCTCGCGCAGTCCGACTGGGCGAAGGACTTCTCGACGAGCGAGATCCCGATCATCTCGGGTGACGCCGCGACGGGTGACGAGGAGAAGGCACCCGCCGGCTCGTAGCCGCTGCCGCTCCGCCGGCCTGGAGGCACGGTGCGCGTCCGTCACGGACGTCGCGCCGTGCCTCCGGTCGTCTCCGGGCGGGTCGCCCCTGCCGGGGCGGCGATCAGGCCGCCGGGCCGCTCGCGAGTCGGTCGGCGGCGCGGAGCAGGCCGGCGGTCACCGGGTGGCCCGGGTGCTCGAGCACCGAGGCGGCCGGGCCGTGCTCGACGACCGCGCCCTCGTGCACGACGAGCACGTCGTCGGCGATCCGCCGGACCGCGCGCAGGTCGTGCGACACGAAGACCATCGCCACGCCGGTCTCGTCGCGGAGCCGCTCCAACAGGGTGAGCACGGCGTCCTGCACGGTGGCGTCGAGCGCGGTCACCGGCTCGTCGAGCACGACCACCTCGGGGTCGGTCGCGAGTGCCCGGGCGATCGCGAGCCGCTGTCGCTGCCCGCCCGAGAGCGTCAGCGGTGACCGTGGGCGCAGCGCCGGGTCGAGGTCGACCTGCCGCAGGGCGTCGTCCACCCGCGCCGCGAGCGGACCGGTGGCGCGTCGGGCGGTGCCGCGCGAGAGCGCGTCGGCGAGCACGCGCTCCACAGACCAGCGCTCGTCGAACGTCGCTCCGGGGTCCTGCACGACGGCGGCGACCCGGTGGCGTCGTGGGCGGCGGTCCCGCTCGGCCAGGGGCACCCAGGCGCCCCCGTCGAGCTCGACGGTGCCGGCGTCCGGCCTCTCGAGGCCGAGCAGGACGCGCGCCAGGGTGGTCTTGCCCGAACCCGACGCCCCGATCACCCCGAGCACCCGCCCGCGGTCGAGGGCGAACGACACGTCGTCGAGCGCGCGGACACCGGCGAAGTCCCGCCGGAGCCCACGCGCCGCAACGACCGCGGGAGCGTCTGCGTCCGCCGTGGACGCTCCGGCACGAGCGGCCGGGGCGAGGCCACGGCCGGCGGCACGCACCAACGCCCGCGTCGCCTCGTGCCGCGGCGCGTCGAACACCGCGGCGACGGGTCCCTGTTCGACGACCCGCCCCTCGTGCACGACGACGACGCGGTCCGCCCAGCCGGCGACGAGTCCGAGGTCGTGCGTGATGACGAGGAGGCCGGCGCCGCGCCGTTGGGCCGCGCGGAGCTGCTCCATGACGGTGACGGCCACGCCCGCGTCGAGGGCCGTGGTCGGCTCGTCGGCGACGACGAGCGACGGCGAGCCGACGGTCGCCGCGGCGATGAGCGCCCGCTGGCGCATCCCGCCGGACAGGGTCCCGGCGAGACGGCCGTCGGTCGCGGTGTCCGGGTCGAGGCCCACCGCCGCCAGCGCGTCGCGCACCGCGTCCACACGTTCGGCCGCACGCATCCCGGTGTGCAGCCGCAGGGTGTCGGCGACCTCGCGCCCGACGGGACGCAGCGGGTCCAACGCGCCCAGGGCCTCCTGGCCGACGTAGCCGACGCGTGCGCCACGCACCTGTCGCCACCGCCGTTCGGAGAACGCACGCACGTCGAGCCCGGCGACGGTGAACGTGTCGGCCCGCACAGCGGAGCCCGCGGCCGACAGGCCGAGGGCCGCGCGTGCGGTCACGGTCTTGCCGGAACCCGACGCACCGACCAGCGCGACGCACTCGCCGGCGTCGACCCGCAGGTCCACGTCGGTCACGATCGGGGTGCCGGCGATCCGCACGCTCAGGCCGCTGATGTCCAGGACGGTCGTCATCGGGAGGCTCCGGTTCGTCGGATCGCCCGTCCGAGGACCGTGACGGCGGTGGCGAGCACCACGATGGCGAGCCCGGGGAAGGTGCTCATCCACGGCGCGGTCTGCAGGTACGTCCGGCCGTCGGCGAGCATCGCGCCCCACTCCGGTGCGGGGGGCGGCGTGCCGACACCGAGGTAGCTGAGCGCCGACGCCCAGACCACCGCCTGGCCGACCCCGAGCGTGCCGACGGCGACGACGGGCCAGAGCGCGGCGGGCAGGACGTGCCGGACGACGATCGCGGCGGGGGAGCGGCCGAGCAGCACGGCCGTCTCCACCACCTGCGAGGTGCGGGCGGTGCGGACCAGGCCGCGCACGATGCGGGCGTAGCCGGGCGCCGTGGCGGAGCCCACCGCCAGCACGGCGGGGACCGGACCGGGGCCGGTGACGGCGATGACCACCAGGGCGACGAGGAGCAGCGGCAGCGCGAAGGCGACCTCGGTCACCCGTCCGATCACGGCGTCGAGCAGGCGCCCGACCCGTCCGGCCCCCGCGCCGAGCCCCGCGACCACGCCGAGCACGAGTCCGACGCCGCCGCCGAGCAGCGTCGCGGCGACGCCGACCAGCAGGGACGCGCGGGTCCCCGCGACGACGCGCGCCAGCACGTCACGCCCGGACTCGTCGGTGCCGAACGGGTGGGCGCCGCTCGGTGCCAGGAGCGCCTCGGCCGGGTGGACGGCCAGCGGGTCGCCCCCGCCGAGCAGCGCCGGCCACGCGGCCGCGACGACCGCGACGAGCACGACGAGGGCCGCCGCGGTGCCGGACGGGTCGAGCGCCCGACGACGCCGGGAGCGCGCGGCGGCCGGCGTGCCCGGGTCGACGATGCCGCTCACCGGGCGCCCCTCGGGTCGACGGCCCGTTCGACCAGGTCCGCCACCGCGAGCACCACGACGTAGGCCGCGGCGGAGACCATCGCGATGCCCGCGACGAGGGGCATGTCCCGCTGGGTCACGGCGGTGACGAGCGCACGGCCGATCCCGGGCAGGGCGAAGACCGACTCCACGACGACCGCGCCGGAGACGAGCGACCCGAAGGCCCACGCCGACAGGGCGATGCCGGGCAGGGCGGCGTGCCGGAGCAGGTGGCGCGCGAACAACCCGGTCCGGGTCTCGCCGCGGCTCCGGGCCGCGAGCGCGAAGGCGGACCGCTGCGCGTCCACGACGCCGTCGCGGACCGTCTCGGCCAGGTACCCGGCCACCGGCACCGCGACGGTGACGACCGGCAGCACCCACCCGCGCACGCTGCCGTCGCTGACCGCCGGGACCCACCCGAGCGTGCTCGCGAACACGACGATGAGCACGCTGCCGAGCCAGAAGTGCGGGACGACGCTCGCCGTCACGCTGATCGCCCCGGTCAGCGCCGCCGCGACCCGCCCGCGTTGCGTCGACCACCAGGCGGCGACGATCGCCAGCGCCCAGGCGACGACGAGACCGGCGACGGCCAGGGTGAGCGTGACCGGCAGCTGCTGGCCGAGCAGCGTCGCGACCGGCGTCCGGAACGCGTACGAGTCGCCGAGCCGCAGGGTCGCCAGGCGGCCGAGGAACACCGCGTACTGCACCAGGACCGGCTGGTCGAGGCCGTACTCGCGGCGGACCCCGGCGACCGCCTCGGCCGAGGCCTGCGACCCGGGTCCGCCCAGGATCGCGAGGGCGGGGTCACCCGGGATGAGCCGGATCGCCACGAAGACGATCGTCGCGACGGCCCACAGCACACCGACGCCCCCGGCGAGCCGCCGGACGGCCCACCAGACCCACGGCATCCGCGTCAGCGGTCGATCCAGGCGGTGCCGAACCAGGGCGTGGACACCGGGGTGGTGGTGATGCCGTGCACGGCGGAGCGCACCAGGAAGTGGTTCTGCTGGTCGTACAGGGGCAGCACGGTGTCGCTGGCCAGGATCGCCTGCTGCGCCCGCTCGTACAGGTCCGCGCGCTCGTCGGCGTCCGACGTGCGGGCGGCCTGCTCGAGCAGCCGGTCGAGTGCCGGGTCGTCGAGCTGGGCGAGGTTCGCGAAGTAGCCGGACGGTGCGGGCTCGATGCTCGCGCTGTCGTACAGGATCCGCAGGACGTCGGGCCCGACCTTCGTGTACGGGGCGCTGACGACGTCGTACTCGTTCGCGGCCAGGGCGGCGTACCAGCTGGACAGGTCGAGCTCGTCGAGCACCACCTGGAACCCGACGGCCTTCTCGGACGCCTGGATCTGCTGGAACAGGCTGCGCTCGGCCGGCACCGACTGGTTCGTCGAGACGGGGAAGGTCACGGTGAGCCGCTGGCCGTCCTTCTCGCGGATGCCGTCGGATCCGACCTTCCAGCCGGCGTCGTCGAGGAGCTGCTTCGCCGTCGACGGCGAGTACGCGAACCGGCTCTGCTCCGAGTACGCGAGCGGTTCGGCGCTCGAGAGCACCGAGTACGAGCGCTTCGCGGTGCCGAGGAACAGCGACTGCAGACCGGGGTCGATCTCGGCGCCGGCGATGAAGGCCCGCCGGACCGCTTCGTCCTGGAACACGCCGTGGCCGGAGTTCAGCTCGAGGCGGTTCGAGGCGCCGGGGCGCGGGGCGTCGAGGTCGCGGATCGCGCCCTTCGCCGACGCGGCCTTGAGCTGGTCGGGCTGGGCGTTGTCGATGACGTCGACCTGGCCGGACTGCAGTGCGGCGTAGCGCGAGGTCGAGTCCGGCAGGAACCGCCACGTGATGCCGGACAGGCGCGGCTTCGTCGCGCCCCAGTACTCGGTGTTCTTCGTCAGGGTGACGCGGTCGCCGTGCTTCCACCCGGTGACCGCGAACGGGCCGGTGCCGACGGGGGACTCGCAGTTCGTCGCCTGCGCCCGCTCGAGCGCCTTCGGGGACTCCATGCCGACCCAGGGCTGCGAGAAGGACTCGAGCAGTGCGCTGTCCGGGCGGCTCAGCGTCAGCGTGACGGTGTGCTCGTCGGTGGCGGTCGCCTTCGTGATCGACTGCAGCGCCAGGTAGCCGGTGCTCGACGCGGTGTCCGGGTCCTGCACGTGCTCGATGTTCGCCACGACCGCCGCGGCGTCGAACGGGGTGCCGTCGGTGAAGGTGACGTCGTCGCGCAGGGTGAACGTCAGCGTCTTGCCGTCGTCGCTCGTCGTCCACTTCGTCGCGAGCTCCGGGGTGGGTTCGCCGTCCTCGAGGCCGACGAGTTCCTCGATGTACTGCGTCGCCAGGAGTGCCTGCGGGTAGTTGCCGCCGACGTGCGGGTCGAGGCAGGTCGGCTCGGCGTCGCCGGACGCGTACGTCAGCGTGCCGCCGTTCACCGGCGTGCTGCTCGTCGTGCTCGTGCCCGGACCGCTGCAGGCGGCGAGGGCGAGGACGACGACGGTGGCGCTCGCGACCGCGGCGAGGGTTTTCTGTACTGGGTCCAAGATCATGGCTGACCGAGTCTAGCGGTTTACTGGGGCCCATGGACGAACCGATCCGCCGCGGTGGGCGGCCCCGCCGGTCGAGCGCCGAGGTGCTCGCGGACGCCGCCGCCGAGCTGTTCCTCGAGCAGGGCTACGGACGCACCACGGTCGACCAGATCGCCGCCCGCGCCGGGGTCAGCCGTGCGACGTTCTTCAACTACTTCCCGGCGAAGGCCGACGTCATGTGGCTCGAGCTCGACGCCGCCGTCGCCGCCCTGCCGGGGTACCTGGCGGCCGCCACCGAGCCGAGCGCCGTCCGGGCCGTCGAGCAGGCGCTGCTCGCGGCCGCACGCGCCCACGACCCCGAGCGCGTGCCGTGGGCCGTCGCGCAGGCCGAGGTGATGGGGATCGGCTCCGAGCTCGTGGCCGGGGTCGCCGTCCGGGTGACCGCCCAGCACGCGGCCGTCGCCGCCTTCGTCGCCGGGCGCACGGGGGAGCGGCCGCGGTCGGCCTGGCCGCAGACCGTCTCCGGGGCGATGCTCGGGGCCGCAGCCGCGGCGTTCGGCGTCTGGGTCACGGACGGCGTGGCCCGACGACCGCTCGTCGAGTACGTCGGCGCTGCGCTCGCCCCCGTCGCCGACGGCCTCGACCGGGCCTGAGGCGGCGCGGGCGCCGAGCGCCGCGCGGGCCCCGCGCCGTGCGGGCCCCGCGCCGCGCGTGCGCCGTGCCGCTCGCGGCGCGGCCGTCCGGTCACTCGGTGCGGAGGGTCCCCGCTCCGCCCGCCGCGACGTCCTCGACTGTGCCGTCGCGCACGACCTCGGGCACCTCGTCGCTGGTCGGCACCAGGGACGCGTCGTCCGGCAGGCTCAGGGTGAGCACTGCCTCTTCCACGTACTGGCTGCCCTCGAGCGAGGCCTCGACCTGCCGCAGGCGCACCGCGACGCGGGACTCGTCCTCGTTGCCGGTCAGGTCGACGGCCGCGACGAGGTACACGCGGGACGGCCCGACGAACTCCAGGTGCAGGTAGGTCACCCGCTCGACCTGCTCGCGCGAGAGCAGTTCGACGAGCACCGCGTTCTCGAGCTCCGGCGACGTGCTCTCGCCGAGCAGGAAGCGACGGTTGCGCTCGATGAGGACGATCGCCACGACGCCGAGGAGCAGGCCGATCGCGATCGAGCCGATCGCATCGAAGACCGCGAGCCCGGTGACCTGGTGCAGGAAGACCCCGAGGAAGGCCACGACGAGGCCGACGAGTGCCGCGGCGTCCTCGGCGAAGACCGCTCGCAGCGTGGGGTTCGAGGACTGCAGGACGTGCCGCAGCACCGGCACGCGGCGCTTCGTCGCCGCGCCCCGCGCCTGCCGGTACGCCTGCAGGAAGCTCGTCCCCTCGAGGCAGAACGCCAGGGCGAGCACGACGTAGTTGAGCAGGACGTCCTCGGCCGGGCCGGTCTCCCCGAACTCCGAGATGCCGTGCGAGATCGAGACGATCGCGCCGGCGGTGAACAAGCCGAACGCGGCGAACATCGACCAGATGTAGGTCTCGCGCCC includes:
- a CDS encoding ABC transporter substrate-binding protein encodes the protein MILDPVQKTLAAVASATVVVLALAACSGPGTSTTSSTPVNGGTLTYASGDAEPTCLDPHVGGNYPQALLATQYIEELVGLEDGEPTPELATKWTTSDDGKTLTFTLRDDVTFTDGTPFDAAAVVANIEHVQDPDTASSTGYLALQSITKATATDEHTVTLTLSRPDSALLESFSQPWVGMESPKALERAQATNCESPVGTGPFAVTGWKHGDRVTLTKNTEYWGATKPRLSGITWRFLPDSTSRYAALQSGQVDVIDNAQPDQLKAASAKGAIRDLDAPRPGASNRLELNSGHGVFQDEAVRRAFIAGAEIDPGLQSLFLGTAKRSYSVLSSAEPLAYSEQSRFAYSPSTAKQLLDDAGWKVGSDGIREKDGQRLTVTFPVSTNQSVPAERSLFQQIQASEKAVGFQVVLDELDLSSWYAALAANEYDVVSAPYTKVGPDVLRILYDSASIEPAPSGYFANLAQLDDPALDRLLEQAARTSDADERADLYERAQQAILASDTVLPLYDQQNHFLVRSAVHGITTTPVSTPWFGTAWIDR
- a CDS encoding ABC transporter ATP-binding protein produces the protein MTTVLDISGLSVRIAGTPIVTDVDLRVDAGECVALVGASGSGKTVTARAALGLSAAGSAVRADTFTVAGLDVRAFSERRWRQVRGARVGYVGQEALGALDPLRPVGREVADTLRLHTGMRAAERVDAVRDALAAVGLDPDTATDGRLAGTLSGGMRQRALIAAATVGSPSLVVADEPTTALDAGVAVTVMEQLRAAQRRGAGLLVITHDLGLVAGWADRVVVVHEGRVVEQGPVAAVFDAPRHEATRALVRAAGRGLAPAARAGASTADADAPAVVAARGLRRDFAGVRALDDVSFALDRGRVLGVIGASGSGKTTLARVLLGLERPDAGTVELDGGAWVPLAERDRRPRRHRVAAVVQDPGATFDERWSVERVLADALSRGTARRATGPLAARVDDALRQVDLDPALRPRSPLTLSGGQRQRLAIARALATDPEVVVLDEPVTALDATVQDAVLTLLERLRDETGVAMVFVSHDLRAVRRIADDVLVVHEGAVVEHGPAASVLEHPGHPVTAGLLRAADRLASGPAA
- a CDS encoding TetR family transcriptional regulator, giving the protein MDEPIRRGGRPRRSSAEVLADAAAELFLEQGYGRTTVDQIAARAGVSRATFFNYFPAKADVMWLELDAAVAALPGYLAAATEPSAVRAVEQALLAAARAHDPERVPWAVAQAEVMGIGSELVAGVAVRVTAQHAAVAAFVAGRTGERPRSAWPQTVSGAMLGAAAAAFGVWVTDGVARRPLVEYVGAALAPVADGLDRA
- the valS gene encoding valine--tRNA ligase; protein product: MTKPMPEKPSVDGLEQAWGPTWEQDGTYRFDRSAAGDRSNVWSIDTPPPTASGSLHIGHVFSYTHTDLKARFERMRGKHVFYPMGWDDNGLPTERRVQNYYGVRCDPQLPYDAAFVPPFEGGEGKSAKAADQVPISRRNFIELCERLTVQDEQQFEDLFRTLGLSVDWTQSYRTIDDTSRASAQRAFLRNLERGEAYQADAPTLWDVTFRTAVAQAELEDKEMPGAYHGIAFHRTDGGDDVVIQTTRPELLAACVALVAHPDDERFQDLFGTTVRSPLFDVEVPVLAHHLAQQDKGAGIAMVCTFGDTTDVVWWRELQLPNRAIIGFDGRVRSDEPTWIESERGKALYAEMAGKTVFSAKKVVVDALTESGELIGDVKTIQHPVKFFEKGDKPLEIVSTRQWYIVNGARDEQLKSTLRQRGEEIAFHPDFMRVRYDNWVGGLSGDWLISRQRFFGVPLPVWYPLDADGNPVFDQPIVPTEAQLPVDPASEPAPGYSEDQRGVAGGFQGELDVMDTWATSSLTPQLAGKWETDPALYDLVYPYDVRPQAQDIIRTWLFTTVLRSQLEADVVPWKHASISGFIVDPDRKKMSKSKGNVVTPLSILEQHGADAVRYWAASSKLGTDAAFDPQNPKQIKVGRRLAIKVLNAAKFVYGFELPSGATSVTEALDVDMLAELGTVVEQATAAFEGFDHARALEVTERFFWTFCDDYLELVKERAYGTAADATHETQASAVLALRGAIDVLLRLLAPFLPYATEEVWAWTHETSVHRASWPTTAELPTQAEPTGLLAAVGQALIGIRGAKTAAKASQKTPVTRAVVAAPAEERALIERAAVDLAAVGRIENLSFVDGPELAVTEIELAEQQA
- a CDS encoding ABC transporter permease; the protein is MPWVWWAVRRLAGGVGVLWAVATIVFVAIRLIPGDPALAILGGPGSQASAEAVAGVRREYGLDQPVLVQYAVFLGRLATLRLGDSYAFRTPVATLLGQQLPVTLTLAVAGLVVAWALAIVAAWWSTQRGRVAAALTGAISVTASVVPHFWLGSVLIVVFASTLGWVPAVSDGSVRGWVLPVVTVAVPVAGYLAETVRDGVVDAQRSAFALAARSRGETRTGLFARHLLRHAALPGIALSAWAFGSLVSGAVVVESVFALPGIGRALVTAVTQRDMPLVAGIAMVSAAAYVVVLAVADLVERAVDPRGAR
- the proP gene encoding glycine betaine/L-proline transporter ProP, with protein sequence MAPNDAPHAHGDRPLRTKGAAKRARRKLTTDDVTVVEESLLKRAVAAAALGNAMEWFDFGIFAYLTVTISQVFLPQGDPAANIVATFGFFAAAFIVRPIGGAVFGPIGDKIGRQKVLALTMILMAAGTLMIGLIPSYDTIGFWAPVLLLVARFVQGFSTGGEYGGAATFIAEYSPDKRRGFMGSWLEFGTLAGYVLGASIVTGLQFGLSEDALLSWGWRIPFIIAGPLGLIGLYLRLKLEETPAFQKQQEQAAEREGQKTPFLKLFAENWRSLLICIGLVLVFNVTDYMLLSYMPTYLEQNLGQNATFGLILIVVVMLLMMVVITFGGRLSDRFGRRPVLAAGCIGFILLSWPALKLVQTGTGVGVFSGLLILGVVLVTFTSTMPSTLPALFPTIIRYGALAIAFNVSVSLFGGTTPLATAALINGAKDAGFGWAEDIPAFYLMLAAVIGLVAVYFTKETAATPLMGSGPTVGSEDEVAGVIEDYNDPTSELAQSDWAKDFSTSEIPIISGDAATGDEEKAPAGS
- a CDS encoding glycosyl hydrolase; protein product: MNASGRSSTVLGAAAILVAGALLAGVAGPAQAATAVPGSTRFGIGSGIDTTADGAQVRLAAGLGVGTARIDLWWTGIEKTPGDLVMPASYRTAVDRLRSAGIRPLIVLDYGNPHHDGGGGPTSADGIAAFARYAGFVAATFGPDVAGYEVWNEWPNTVAPGLRSASRYVALTKAASAAVHAAAPGAVVAGPAMSLLGADGLHPWLRQWLAAGGPATVDAVSVHAYSGTRPPETALGPAMRELRAALAAQHRSVPVWWTEGGWQAGPPGQAGTVSTAVQSAWLVRWGALAAHLGAVLVVPFTLNDAVSTPTGYGLYGSAGGGWTARRAATAYAVLVRTVGDRRFAAVERSGAGGVWIVRYGSGRDVVRVAWSTSGVRTARVRVPSGTSLVSATGVTSRTVVVRGETAVRVRAAPVFLRSRR
- a CDS encoding ABC transporter permease, yielding MSGIVDPGTPAAARSRRRRALDPSGTAAALVVLVAVVAAAWPALLGGGDPLAVHPAEALLAPSGAHPFGTDESGRDVLARVVAGTRASLLVGVAATLLGGGVGLVLGVVAGLGAGAGRVGRLLDAVIGRVTEVAFALPLLLVALVVIAVTGPGPVPAVLAVGSATAPGYARIVRGLVRTARTSQVVETAVLLGRSPAAIVVRHVLPAALWPVVAVGTLGVGQAVVWASALSYLGVGTPPPAPEWGAMLADGRTYLQTAPWMSTFPGLAIVVLATAVTVLGRAIRRTGASR